GCTCATTGCCCAACCATCGCACACCCCAAGGTTCAGAGTGGTGAGTGTAGTACAAGCAGTTGCTTCTCCCTCCCCACCGTTCTGGGTTAACGCAAGAAAATGGTGGGGTCCTGATGTCAGCTGCAACGAAGAGTGCCCAATTGTCCAGCTTCTTCATCTCTACCCATTTTGCAGGATTGGTAGACATGTCAAGGCGGTGGAGTGTACAGAAGCTTGATCCCCGGAATAGGGATACCAGAGAATAGCAAACCATCAGAAGCATGTCGCGGCAGACCACTAGAAATGGTTTCGAATCCATGCTTGGTATCTTGCCGCCGCACCACTCTATTGGTAGGTCTTGCAGGCCAAGCTGGGGCGCCAACTGCAAAGTGTAGATCTTCATATGATCATCCATGGCAATGAACTGACCATTTAATTCCACAATCTGCCGTACTTGcacattggaaagcttgagttcaGACCAAGAGTCACTTCCAACTGGCCAGTCAAATAGGGAGGATTTTGTACTGGCAAGGAGGCGTGAGTTGGGTGATGCAAGGGGAGCAGTCAGAGTGCTACAATAGTACGACTCAAAAACATTATGGTTCAACTCAGGGAGACATGGAGGTGAAACTTCTGCACCACTAAATGCATCAACAACAAGGCAACATCTGTGGCGGAAGAAGATGAGCTGACCATAGGAAGAACCAGCAAAATAAAATTTCTGGAGAATTTCTTCACGTATCTGGCAGCGATAGTTGGTGCCTGTGTTGGATGGATCAACTAAGTTAAATCTTTGTGGCTTGGCATGACCATTGCTAGGAGGTTGGATGGGGTTTTGTCGGATGAGGACAGGGGGGCATGAGAAGCACAAGGTAGATTTGGATGGGTGTGAGAAGAAAGCGGCACGCCAAGGGCGGCAGGTGGCAGCAAAGGCAAGAAGGTCAAGGGAGGAGCCCAAGAGAGCAACAATTGAGTGCAGCAGGTCATCTGGGAGGTCTGCCCAGCCTTGGAGATTGGACACAGCAAGGCGTTTGGACATAGAGGTAATCAACCGTTTACTGGGGCTGTGCATGATGACAAACTCTCTGCAAGACACAACAAATTGAAGGCCATCAGATTAAAAACATGAGCTGGCGAATATATCAAAACAGAGGCGGATAGTTTGCTGGGGCATATAAGCATATAATGTTGTTCATATCTAATCAATAACCATATACTCTTGTATACTAAGGAACTTGTTNNNNNNNNNNNNNNNNNNNNNNNNNNNNNNNNNNNNNNNNNNNNNNNNNNNNNNNNNNNNNNNNNNNNNNNNNNNNNNNNNNNNNNNNNNNNNNNNNNNNNNNNNNNNNNNNNNNNNNNNNNNNNNNNNNNNNNNNNNNNNNNNNNNNNNNNNNNNNNNNNNNNNNNNNNNNNNNNNNNNNNNNNNNNNNNNNNNNNNNNNNNNNNNNNNNNNNNNNNNNNNNNNNNNNNNNNNNNNNNNNNNNNNNNNNNNNNNNNNNNNNNNNNNNNNNNNNNNNNNNNNNNNNNNNNNNNNNNNNNNNNNNNNNNNNNNNNNNNNNNNNNNNNNNNNNNNNNNNNNNNNNNNNNNNNNNNNNNNNNNNNNNNNNNNNNNNNNNNNNNNNNNNNNNNNNNNNNNNNNNNNNNNNNNNNNNNNNNNNNNNNNNNNNNNNNNNNNNNNNNNNNNNNNNNNNNNNNNNNNNNNNNNNNNNNNNNNNNNNNNNNNNNNNNNNNNNNNNNNNNNNNNNNNNNNNNNNNNNNNNNNNNNNNNNNNNNNNNNNNNNNNNNNNNNNNNNNNNNNNNNNNNNNNNNNNNNNNNNNNNNNNNNNNNNNNNNNNNNNNNNNNNNNNNNNNNNNNNNNNNNNNNNNNNNNNNNNNNNNNNNNNNNNNNNNNNNNNNNNNNNNNNNNNNNNNNNNNNNNNNNNNNNNNNNNNNNNNNNNNNNNNNNNNNNNNNNNNNNNNNNNNNNNNNNNNNNNNNNNNNNNNNNNNNNNNNNNNNNNNNNNNNNNNNNNNNNNNNNNNNNNNNNNNNNNNNNNNNNNNNNNNNNNNNNNNNNNNNNNNNNNNNNNNNNNNNNNNNNNNNNNNNNNNNNNNNNNNNNNNNNNNNNNNNNNNNNNNNNNNNNNNNNNNNNNNNNNNNNNNNNNNNNAGATGGGTCTTATATGCCACCAATCCATCTCTAAGGCCTTGTTCGGTTGACAGGGAATGGAGGGGGATTAAATTAAATCCAATCCCCTACAAGTCAAAATCCCCTCCAATCCCTTTGAGGAGAGGTGTAACCGAACAAGGCATAAGAAATCAGACAATTCCACCCAACCTGGGGCTTTCAATCGAAGGTTGTACCATGTCTATATCGTACACCAGAACCGAGCGAAATCAAGCCCTATCAATCAACGCGAGCCTGATTATTCAGAGCACGATGTGGATTTGGAGGCACATACGCACGGCAGATAATAAGCGgtagagaggggggggggggggggggggggggggggtagagcgCATGCCTTGTAGAGGTGCAAAGACGGTGGAGACCAGGAACGATGGTGCGTTGGAGCCGCCGTCGTCCCGCCGGCGCCGTGGGTGGCTGCCGAAGTCGCTGGTTCCCTTTTTTTTTTCCGTCCCCCTCGTGCCCGTCTTTTTTCCCCGCCCCGCTCGTGTCCGTCAGCCTGCCCGGCAGGAGACCTCCTAATCGGCGCCTTCTGCGCCGCTTAGAGAGGTTCCGGCGCCCACGCGCCTGCATATATGGGCCGGCCCATCGCGCGCGACGCCATCGATTGTCTCGCGAAAAAAGACAAAAATAATATGCTCCTACGAGGAGTCGAACTCGCGCCGTGAAAGCTAGAACTCACAGAATGTTTGGCTAACCACCACACCTGCTTAGCGCTACGTGATTCATAACAACGCGAAAACTGAAATAACCATTCTATCCGCGCTGTTTATTAGATTTTTGAGTTATTTGACTCTTCTTTTGGAAAAGTTaatttttttaatgaaaaagggttcatcaaattttcgaaaaaagttcatgaatatATTTTTATGATTAAAAAAAAACAGTTCATCGATTTTTTTTTTAAGTTCATCAagtttgaaaaagttcatcaattttgaaaagggttcatcaattttgaaaaaagttcatcgattttgagaAAAGTTCATCGGTTTCGAAAAAGAGTTCGTcaatttttaaaaaagttcatctattttaaaaaaagttcatcgattttgattcatcggttttgaaaaagagttcatcgattttgaaaaagggttcatcgatttggaaaaaagttcatcaatttgaaaaaaagttcatcaattttgtaAAAGAGTTCATCGATTTTTATGATTTAAAATTCGcacatttacgaaaaataagaaaggaataagaaaagaaaaatggaaaaagaagaagaaaatctTGCGACCCGGTGAAACAATAAAAGAGAGAAAAGAGGTTTACGCACAACCAGTCGTTCGTAGCCGAGTGGTAACTGCGCTGCTCTCTCAGACGAGGTGTCCCGGGTTTGAATCATCGCGCTCGCCTGCTCCCCTTTTCATCGACTGATGCAGTTTTAACAGAAAAAGGAAGAAATGGGCCGCGCCGCGCGGCCCATTTCTTCCTATGAATTTCTTCTGAAGTTCTAATTTTTATGGAGTTGAGTTCTAATTTTTATTACCACTGATCGCAATGGTGCAAGATTTTCCTTTGATAGTTTTATGTGGGTACGAGTTTCTTCTGAAAGTACATATGGCTAAATGTTGATCTTCAATGTTATTTCATGGTAGTCTTTGTTCTAAGGAAAATATGCTCATTAGTACTCTTGATTATTTATGTTATTTTTGCAGGCTTTCTCTCAGCTTTGTTCTCAGCAGTGGGCTTTGCTGATGGTTTTGTCCAAAATAAGGTATTTCATCGGAAATCATATGGCATGCATGGATTAAATCTTgaactttgctactaaatatttgtACTAAACAAGGTGTAAGTCACTTGTCAGTTTTGCCTCATAATCCTAGCTCTCATTGATTGATTTTCATGATATTGCGTACATTTTACTGAGGTTATCCTCTAAAAAACGATTTTTATATATGTGGTCTTTTTAGAAATGGGCACTGTAACTTAAAAATGTTGTGTATTTCTGGACTCGCATGTATAGTATTTTGATGGAAACATGCATGCTTCTGTGGTATACTATGGTGGACTATCATGCTTGATGGCAAGAGGTATGCTGTTACTTGACTACACATTTATCTTCTGATGATCTTGAACAGTGTGTTTCAAAATAGATTGACATAGTAGCACACTATCTCGCCCTTCTCACTAATTCTATGGGCATAGGTTATATCTATTTTACTGGTCAGTGCAATTTACAGGTTGCATTTCACGGCATGGTGTTCTATCCTTCACTTATTTTTCAGGTTTAGCAAACTTTTTTTGCTGGTTGGTGTCAACATGGCTGAATAGGTTCTTGAGTTGCTGTACTAGCGTTTTATTTCAATTGAGATCTATAATTTTCTGATTGCTAGCTAACAAAAGTAACTTGTAAAGTATGGTACCATGTCGTATTATATATAAATGTAATCTTGCCTGTTTTTTGTTATAATTTACTTATATTGTCAGTAAGTACTTAAAGTATATGGCAAATATGAGACATGCTTGCGAATCATCTTCTATTCTACTGATTTACTATGAAAGTATTGGTCTCCAATGTTGCATGCGGACCAATGAGCAGCTCAATACCTTTTCAGTAGTGAATAAGGATAAATAGGATGAAGACAATAAAGTACATTTCAATGGAGATGCGATAGTGTTGTACAAGTGGATTTATTGCTTGGTTTTTATAATCCATTTCCATTTTATTATTATGCATTAGCGCCTTGTAATAGAAGATATCTCACAATCAGATTTAAAGTGAGTctacatatataagttaaaaGATGGTTGGACATTGTTGTCCAAAACGTTATGTTTGATATACTCCACCAGAATTCATCGTTTATTTGTGGTCATATGCTCTTTTACCAATTGTTTATTCATTTTATATTATATTTATTTCCTGCTCATAGTCCGTTTCATGAGCAATATATGGTCCCTTTGCCCACCGTTGATCTAATCTTGGGTACTTTAAATGCATGTTCGTCATGATTTACTTAGGCATGTGCAAATTGAgacgtgcgttgcacgtgcaAGCTTACTAGTAATGATAAACAATGTAACTGTGTTTATTGATAAAAAAAACCTAGCCGGATGGCATTCCGACGGAAAAAATGAACGGATTTTCCTTTCCCTATACATATACTTCTTCATGAAAAAACTAATTAAGATTTGTTTCCATTGTATCCCGGGACAATCGTGAGCAACTAGGTGTACCAAACACATAAGCAACCCACGAGTTGTATAAACTAATCTCATTTTTTTAAATTGGAGAGCTAGTTGTAAATCAATTAGCAAAGGTCCCAGCGCATTTTCTGACAAGCGTGTTTGCTTATGTGTTTGGCTAACTAGACTAGCTCTCATTAAGCATGACTGAGAGCTGACTGACTCGATGAGACCCCTAATTAACTTCCTAGTGTCCAGCCTTCTAACAGATTCCTAAGGGATGCAGATTTTTTGAGCACCTGCACACGAGCCATGTTATCCTGGCTCTCTAAAGTCGCTTTAAGATTTGTGCGACACAACTAACTTTTTACATGaaattttctcttttttgtttctcttatATAGAACATGTCTTAAAGTTCAAACCTTTGTAGCGCAGGAAAGCTTTCTAATTAGAATCTGGGATTAAAACTTTCAGAATTTTTGGTCCGACACAATTACTAAAAATAAGATTTTTTTTTAATCAAACAAAGCTTATTTATTATATTTATGTTGGACCAAAAATTCTAAAAGTTTTATCCTAGTCTCTAGTTAGAAAGTTTTGTTGTTCTGCAAAGGTTTGAACTTCAAGACATGTTCTATACGAGAGAAACAAAAAGGGGAAATGTACTTGCACGAATCAGTGCGCAGGAAATGGGTGGCTGGATAAAAAGAGAATCGGATTCTCAAACATTGAGAAGGAAAGTTAGAGAAGCTACAATACCCTAACTTTCTTTCTTTCTATCCATATATGATTATGGCTAACATGACTTAAAATTAATTTGCAAATTGATGATCTAATGTGTACATTTATAGTAATTACATACAAACAAATTGATGgtaaaataaaattaattttaaattatttatatctacaataaaTAGCAACAGTAAACAACCTAGTaactactccatccattccaaaaTATTTGACTTCATTTGTCCAAaaatggatgtacctatatactaaaatatgtctagatatATCTATATTTTTGACAAATGGAGGacatgtattgtggaacggagggagtgcctACCAACAGTCTCTAACTTCCCTTCTTTATTTTACACTATGCTAACACTGTAGCACCGTGACTTTCCTTCTCAATGTTAGAGGATCCGGTTCCGATAAAAAAGGCCTGGGCGCAGGTGCTCTAAAGCATGTTTTTGGATTCCTAAGAACGCCTTCGTTTGAATAAAAGGTCTCTGGATTGCTCGGGCCGTGACACGTTTGGTGAAATTCTGGGCAGGAATTTGAGAGGACTTTGTTCCGCCAATGCTGGGCTCACTATTCGCTAACAGGGTTCGCACACGCGTGGCCTCACTCACTGTTGCAGGCTGTTCCCGGTGGATTCGCGCCACGCCGCCGACCACACCGACGACAAGCTGTCGATCCGTGAACATCGGACCACTTGTCTTTTCGCCGGCCTGCTTCCATTCCTACTTTCGTCCACCAAAAACGGCCTACCGGAAACTGTAGTACTGTAGACGGACTAAACTGGACGGAACGAGCTGCGCACAGTGGCTGGATCTCGTAGCCGATGCAGCAACCATCGCCTGAAAATGGACAAAATTGGTCCTTATCTGAAACTTCAACACAAAATGGCTCTAATCTTAAAATATTTCACGAAATGGCCCCTTTTGCATGACGCCCGGAGCTAGGGCGCCATGCTAGGTAGCATGCCGTCTCAGGCTAGGGCGTCATGCTATTTGGCATGGCGCCCTAGGCCGGCGCGCCATGCTACCATGACGCCCTAGCCCGGGGCGTCGTGCTCTCTAGCATGGCGCTTTAGCTGCGGGCGTCATGCAAAAGAGGGCCATTTCGTGAAATATTTTTAAATTGAGGTCATTTTGTGTTAAAGTTTCATATAAGGGCCAGTTTTGTTCATTTTCACCCCGGCCCATTTTGATCTAGTTAAACTAACAGGGTTCGCACACGCGTGGCCTCACTGTTGCAGGCTGTTCCCGGTCGACTCGCCGTGGACTCGCGCCAGGCCGCCGAAGGCCGAGCACACCGACGACAAGCTGTCGAGCCGTGAACATCGGATCACCTGTCTTGTCAACCCGCTTACTTTCGTCTAGCAAGCGGCGTCTACCGGAGCTGTAGATGGACTGAACTGGACGGAACGATAGTAGCAGCAGCACAGTGGCCCTTGTGCGGTTGTAGCCGATGAAGCAACCGTTCCCCGCCCATTTTGGGTCTAGCGCCAACCCGTCTCCATCACCTGAAAATCCCCTCCGCTCTCGTACGGATCACTGCCCGAACGCGGCCAAGTTTTCATGATTTGTACCGTGTCCACCATTTTTGGCTCATCTCTGGCCACTCCTCGGCGGTACCACCTGAAAAATTGTCATCGCGCTCGGCTTCCCCGAGGTACAAAGACTGCGATTGACAGGTACTCGGAGTTGTAACGAGTACCAAAAACATGTCGGCGTGCACATGACATGACACATGCGTGCATGCTGCATGCATCGGCATAGCCGTCCGTCAGAGTATGGCAGCAGCAGGTGCAGGTCAAAACGGGTCCGGATGGCGCacatcgccggagccccgccccccATCATGAGCCCTCTGCCTCGGCCCCGTCGGACGCCGCGCCGGCTAATGATCGCTGATCTGGTGGCCGCAGCGGCAGCGCCGCTGTACTCGCGCAAGCAGCCACATGGCCGCGTTCCTCGCGCCATGCAAAGCCGCAGAGCGTGCGACGAGCTAGGAGGCTCGCCGCCCGGCCGCGGCAGCCATGCGTGCGTGTAGAGCTCCTCGCTGCACGCTCAGGCCTCCAGTGCCTTTTCGGGTTGTCCCTCTTGACCCGGCGCGCAGCGGCACAGCCACACAGTGCATGTGCATGCGCCATGGTTTTGAGGACGAGGGCGTGGTAATTTTCTGTTTATCGCTCAGAGTCTCAGGCGGTGGACAGGGTGATCTGGCCGTAGCAGCGGCGGGCACTGGTCACGGCCATGGACAAATATAGGGGCCGTTTGGTTCTAGGCCTATCATTGCCACACTTTACCATACATTTTTGCCAACCTTGCCTAAGCTTTATTCATTAAAATAAGAGTCACAAGTTGGCAaacctaagggaatcttgccacattttttgtgtgtatgccATGAGGGGCtcaagtgtggcttgcctaaggtatGGCTTGAACCAAACAATCACCTAAGTTAGTCAAATTTGCCTAACCTTAGATGTGGCAACCTTTGGCAAAGttagtcacaaaccaaacagccccgtaatcaTGTCCAAGGCCGAAGAGTCAGTGGCAGCATTCATGGAGATGGAGCCCTGGCGAGGATCGACCTTGCATGGGACGGCGCAAGAAAGCCTGTCCAGCTGCTGTTCCCTGGCCTCGCTAGTCGCTACTATACAAGACAAGCCTGGCCTCCGTGTGGACTGTGACGATCTTTTCCGTGGATTTTGCGTCGGACCCCTGTGCTGCTTTCCCGTGGCCTGCCCCGCGGCTAAAAACTGGgggttagggcatctccagcgctatCATCTAACAACATCTACAGCTCAAACGGGCACCTCAAACGCCTGTGCTGACCGACACCACTCATATTCAGCCCAAATCTAGGGCGGATATGGGCGTCCGGGCGCGTCCGCCACGTCGGGCTGACAATAAGGTCCCACACGAAATCGCCCGAAACCCGGCGGTCCGGCGGACATCTCCTCCGTCGACGTCATTGACCTTAACCTCGACATGTCACTGACCTTAACCTCGACAGGACCCCTCTCATGGTTACCACAACCCAATCACGACATATATCAGGAAAACCTTTAATCATGAGCATTTGGTGGACAAAAGGCCATTTATTTTTTAATCATAAGCCTTTTCAAAATCTACTTCAAATAGCAAACCATTGTGTTTCTTAAAGCCAATGGAATTCATAGCTTCATGTAAAACAACTACACCTTCCATGATGATCTACCTTTCACAAAGGTAGTTTGAGTTAGAGAAATGACAGGATCAACCACCCTGCTTGGTAGGTTCGTGAGCACCTTAGTGATAATCTTGAGACTAACATTCAGGACACAAATAGGACTAAAATTCTAGAATTTGTTTGGCATCATTTTTACCAAATAGATCTTTGGAACTAGAGTGATAATGTCATAATTAAGCCTAGCAATATCTAAGGTCCCATTATGAAAATCATCAAGTAAACCTTTAAGGTCCCATTTTTACCACACTCCAAAACTCTGGCTAAAAATGGGGACAAGGTCAATCAGAACCTAGACTTTTATGTTTCTCTATCTAAAAGATTACATTATGTAGTTCTTCCATGGAAAAAGTCTCAGTATGCTTTTTAGCAAGACTGCCAGAGATTTTAGGCATGTCCCAATTTTGCAAAGGAATGTAAAACTATAAGCTTGTACCACAATACATACACAACTCCTATCCCTCAATTAACCCCTCCTCTTGTGTCAAATTAGTGATTCTATTATTTCTTCTCCAGCCATTTGCTACCTAGTATTACATATATCTTCCTTAATCTCTTAATCTTTATATCTCTATAACCATTTTAATTCGACGCGTGTCAAAATATTGGCCAATTGCTCTCTAGGCTCCTTCTATTCTTGTCTACCAGAAGCATAAAGGCCAAAAATCTCAGCATTTTTATCAATGTTGCCTAATTCGGTCAAGATTTCATGTTTAATCTTCCTATACCAGGGATCAGCATTTATATCCCACCCCTAACTTTTTTCCTAAGTATTCCCACCATCTTTGCCATCTGTCTAGTTTAGATCCATAGTATTCATCACCTCAAAATTTGTGAAAAAAATCTATAAAGCCATCCCCTAAGCATCCAAGCATTCTCAAATCTGAAAATGTGTTGAGCAGTGTAACGATTTTTAGAGTCCTAAAGCAGAGGAGAATAGTCGGAGACTTCGCTAGCGAAAGCCTGCAGAATTAGATTGGACTATCTATGCGTTGGTCAACTTTAAAAGAAAAGGTTACATTCAGATCCAACGGCCATGGGTTCTCCCTCTTCCCTTCGGTAGTGTTCATCGTCCTCCTCGAGCCGCAAGTGTACCCCGGCCTTACCATGTGCCTCTGCAAACCACGGCAGGCAAGCGCTGTCGCGCACCTTGCCCAAGCTGCTTCCTCCAGTGGGTTGTCCCTACTCCCTACCTCGACCACCCCTCTAAACCCCGTCCCGAACTCCAGTACCGATGACTTCCCCACACCCGAGTATTCGAGCTTCGAAACCACCTCTGTCAATGACGCCGCTGCCATGTCATCGTTGTCCGTCTCATCCTCGCTCTAGGGTGAGACCTCTCTGGGGATACCACGACGTCCCGTCTCGGTGattaagactagccacaatgggtagtaacatagagtagtaacaatgcccatgttactactctatgttactatctctatagtggagagtaacatatgtgtggtaacatacAACACTtaatttattaggctatagactcatcttgccttgatatgtgtgatgttactcatactagtagtaactagctatgttaccacatgcctctctttcttcatttattgcttgccacatcatctatttatctagatacatgtgatgttactacctatgttactcccactatgggtaGTCTAAGGGGGAGAAGGGGCCCACCACCACATACACTGTCCCGTCTCGGTGATTAAGGGGGAgaaggggcccaccaccatggtACATCGTCCCGTCTTTTTCGTGCGAGGATAGTGTCGAAAGGACTCTTTGTCCAGAAGAAGTGATTAAGATCGATGGTGCCAAGAGTTTCAGCTGACTTTTCAATGATACGCTGTCCCGTCTCGGCCATTGTCTGCGCTAATGCACGGATGCACGCACCTGGCAACGCCCTCGGCTCCTGGCGGTGCGCACTGAGCGGCCGTGGGCAGAGCGTACTTGCCACAACCTTCATTCCAAATTATAGTGCGCCCGCGCTTTCCGAGGTtgaactttgaccataaatttaacgaacgagaccgactgcggcgggaGAAAAAGTTACATAATTAAAAACTTCTTTCGAATACGAATTCACTGATATAACTTTTGCTCCCGCCGCAATCGGTTTTGATAGTTAAATTTACGGTCAAAGTTGAAGCACGGGGATAGAGGAAGCGCtacattgtggaatggagggagtactataagaGTGTGTGTTTTTTTGCGGAGGGAGTAGGTATGTGCTCCTAGTTAGTTCAAATTTGCCAGTTTAATGGGCCCAGAAGTCGGTAAAATTTGCGTCCCTGTAGTGCAAATGCGGCCTCCCGTGCATTTTTGGCGCGGCCAGATGGTACGTTTTTTTGACGGCTCGGAACGGATAGACAAGCACCAGCGCACAGGGCCAAAGCGTGAAATCGAGAAATGGGATGGTCCATCCAGACAAGAACGACAAACACGGCGCCGATGATGTGGGCAAAACAAAGCCTCTCTTTGTCAGGGACGGCGATCATAAATGACGGCATGAATGAGCACAGAGATGCATATCAGACGAGGCACACCATCTTGAAATTTTGAACGGAACACATGCATCCTGAAGACCTGCATCTACTCTCCCACCGGAGTGATGTCGAAGCATGAATGCATCAAGAGGAAGATCATGGCGTCAAGGAATAAAGGGCGGGGAGCCAGGGCCAGGGCGAGCTATCCGTTCCACTTCACGTGCTCTCGCCTGGGTCAGGCAGGGTAAATGCAAGTGGCTGGGCTGGCCGGTCAGTCTGCCGGGGTCTGCACATACGTTTTGCCATGCACGGTTTCGCGGCGAGACTTGGCAGCGGGCTACGCTCTGACCGGTTGCATCATGATCAATGCGTTGCGTGGCAGCGACGTAGGTCACGTAGTAGCTACTCACTGTCCCGCACGCCAAGCGATCTTTTCACCCACGAATGGACCCATCAGGTACAGGGAAGAGCCGCCCCAGCCACACGTGAGAAAAATCAAGGTTCAAACAGGCAAGAGCCCCTCATCACCTGCAGTGCCGCAGCAGGCAGCAAGACATGCATGGACTACGGTGCTGCGCTTGCACAGGAACAATGAAGGAGCAAAGAACCCGGCCGGGGTCGAGCTTCGCTTCTCTACGAGAACAAGACGAGACCCTTTGCATGCACCCGTGCTAGTGAAGGTCGGTCTCAGATTTCCATTTGCGAAACGACGTAGGAGTAGGAGCAGCATTTTCAGCTTCGATGGTTGCATATGTATCAGGCTTGTCCTGTCCGGACGTCCTGTCTCTGTAGCGCGCACAGGCGCTCTGGATGATCACCTGAGCGACGGATGTGT
The Aegilops tauschii subsp. strangulata cultivar AL8/78 chromosome 3, Aet v6.0, whole genome shotgun sequence genome window above contains:
- the LOC109743899 gene encoding uncharacterized protein, with protein sequence MHSPSKRLITSMSKRLAVSNLQGWADLPDDLLHSIVALLGSSLDLLAFAATCRPWRAAFFSHPSKSTLCFSCPPVLIRQNPIQPPSNGHAKPQRFNLVDPSNTGTNYRCQIREEILQKFYFAGSSYGQLIFFRHRCCLVVDAFSGAEVSPPCLPELNHNVFESYYCSTLTAPLASPNSRLLASTKSSLFDWPVGSDSWSELKLSNVQVRQIVELNGQFIAMDDHMKIYTLQLAPQLGLQDLPIEWCGGKIPSMDSKPFLVVCRDMLLMVCYSLVSLFRGSSFCTLHRLDMSTNPAKWVEMKKLDNWALFVAADIRTPPFSCVNPERWGGRSNCLYYTHHSEPWGVRWLGNEPDLLKDPSASRDLVFGRNMWRYPQSLWVYPSMFYSDRK